The genomic region GCCGGGCGCGCGAATCTGCAATGCGATTGCAGTTTTTGCGTGCCGGGCGTCATGGCCCGCCGCCGGCGCCCGGATCGTCCGGATCGTCCGGCTCCCCGGATGCGTCGTCGCGATCCGGCCCGCTCAGCCGCTCGGTGCGATCCGGCTCGATATCGGCACCTTCTTCGAGCGTCGAATCGCCGTCCGCCGACGCGCGCTCGCCGGTGCCCGTGCGGTCCGTATCGCTGTCGAGCGAGGCATCGCCGCGTTCGAGCGCATGCGCGTCGAGCGGCGAATCGATGTCGAACGGATAACGCCGCGCGCCGGCCGTGTCGCTGCCGCTGTCGGACGAATCGCTCGGCCCCAGCGCGCGGCCGTCGCGGCCGCGACGGGCGTTCTCGTCGTCCGGGCCGGCCGGTTCGTTGTCGGGGTTCAGCGTGCTGTTCATGTCGACCTCCTTGCTGGCGTGCCGCTGCTTGCCGCTACGTGTGGCCGGGCGGCCGCGGCACGGCATGCGGACGGGAGGCACGGGCGATGCGCGCCCATTGATCAGCCGAATTGAGTTCCCTTATGCTTTCCGGGGTGCCAATCCGTTTGATGTGGCCACCGCCGGCGCGCCCGGCGGCGGCCGGGCAGCGTTTGCCTGCCCGTCTTCGACCTGCCACACGATGAAGAAAGACGACGACTCCCCTCGCTCCCATCCGCCGCCCGGTTTACCCGATGCGCGCGACCTGGTGCATCGCTTCGCCGAGTTCCGTTTTCAGACGGTCGTCGGCTCGATTACCGACTACGCGGTGTTCATGCTCGATCCGCACGGCAATGTCGCGACGTGGAACGCGGGTGCCGAGCGCATCAAGGGCTATCGCGCGGCCGAGATCGTCGGCCATCACTTCTCGTGCTTCTATCCGCCCGATGCGATCGCGGCCGGCCGGCCGTCGCACGGGCTCGACGAGGCGGCCGCGCGGGGCCACTTCGTGGATGAAGGCTGGCGCGTGCGCAAGGACGGCTCGCAGTTCTGGGCGAGCGTGACGATCGCCCCCGTGCACGATAACGTGAACCAGCTGTGCGGCTTCATCAAGATCACGCGGGACATGACCGAGCGCAAGCGGCTCGAGGAACTCGAAGCGTCCACGCACCGGCTCAGCGTGTTCATCGCGATGCTCGCGCACGAGCTGCGCAACCATCTCTCGCCGCTGCGCCATTCGGTCGGCGTGCTGCAGAGCCTGCCCGATCCGGCACCCGTGCTCGCGCAATGCCGCGACGCCGTGCATCGCCAGGTCGGGCAACTGACACGGCTCGTCGACGATCTGCTCGACGTCGGCCGCATCACGGCCGGCAAGGTCGAGTTGAACGATCGCCCCGTCGCCGTGCGCGACATCGTGTGCCGCGGCGTCGAAAGCATCCAGCCGAAGCTGGCCGCGCGCGGGCAGCACCTCCACGTCGACCTGCCGGCCGATCCCGTGCTGCTGCACGGCGACGATGCACGGCTCGTCCAGGTGCTGCACAACCTGCTCGACAACGCGTCGAAGTTCTCGCCGCACGGCGGGCGGATCGACGTGGGCGCACGGGTGGAAGGGCCGGTGGTCGCCATCCGCGTCACCGATCATGGCGTCGGCATCGCGCACGGCGCGCTCGAAACGATCTTCGACCTGTTCGAGCAGCGAGGCGCGTCGGGTGGCTCGCCGACCGGCGGCTTCGGGCTCGGGCTCGCGATCTGCCGGACGTTCGTCGAACTGCACGGCGGGCGGATTTCCGCGGAAAGCGACGGGCCCGGGCACGGCGCGACGTTCACGGTGCGGCTGCCGATCACACGGACGGGACGTGCGGAGCAGGCCGGCGCGCGCGAGCCGGCGGCGCACGCGCCATCGGACACCACGCCGCTGCGCATCGTGATCGTCGACGACAACCGCGACTCGGCCGACACGCTCGCCGTGCTGCTCAAGGTGAAGGGGCATGCGCCGCGCGTCGCATACAACGCAGGCGATGCGCTGACGCTCGCCCGCGACTACGCGCCGCAACTGATGATCCTCGACCTGACGATGCCCGACGTCGACGGCTTCACGCTGCTGCACGAACTGCGCGCGATCGACGCGCTGCGCGACACGACCTGCGTCGCGCTGTCCGGCCACGCGCGCGCGTCCGACCTCGCACGCACCGAACGCGAGGGCTTCGACGCGCACCTCGTGAAACCCGTCGAGATCAACGTGCTCGACGCACTGCTGCAGCGTGTCGCACGCGGGATTCGGCGTCCGTCGTAACGCCCGTGCTCGAACTGCCGCACGGCTCGCCGTGGCGCGGCATTGCATTCAATGCGGCAACCCGAACGCGGCTTTCAGGCTCGCGACGATCATCTGCATCGCGATCGCCGCGAGGATCATCCCCATCAGGCGCTGGGTCACCGCCGTCACGCGCGGCGACAGGTAATGCCCGATCAGCGGCGCGGACAGCAACGAAACGGCCAGCAGCACGAGAAACGCGGCGAGCCCGAGCGCGAAAGCGAGTTCCTGTCCGGTCGAGAACGCGCTGTGCCCGAGCACGATCATCGTCGCGATCGTGCCGGGGCCGACGAGCAGCGGGATCGTCAGCGGATAGATCGCGACGCTCTCGGCCGCCGCAGGGTCGGCGCCCTCGTCCTCGCCCGGCGAATGCTGGCGGCTCGGCGCGCCGTGCAGCATCGACAGCGCGATCAGCAGCACCAGCAGCCCGCCCGCGAGGCGGAAATCGTCGATCGTCAGGCCGAATACGTGCAGGATCGCGCCGCCCGCGACGGCCGACACGATGCAGCCGACCGTCACGCCGATCGCGGCCGTCAGCGCGACCTTGCGGCGCACGCCGTCCGCCGCGCCTTCCGTCAGCGACAGGAACACCGGGATGTTCGCGATCGGGTTCATGATCGCGAACAGCGCCGCGAACACCTTGATCGAAAAGGTCAGGTCGAAGGCCACAGGTTCGCTCCCGTCTCACTCGTCGGTTCGTAGACCGAATCGCACGCAAATTCCGTTTCGTTTCCGGTGCACGGCGCGCGCCATGCTGCTACGATCGACGCACCGCGTTCACGCACGGAGGGCCCCGACCGATGCAAGCCACCGACACCTTCATGGATCACGAGATTCGCGTCGAGGCGACGCGCAACGCGAACGGCGCATGGGTCGCGCAGGTGCGGATCTTCCGCGACGGCGCGCCGGTCGACCTGCCCGCGCCCGAACTCGTCACGCCCGAATGGCTCACGTGCGACGAAGCGCTGCGCGGCGGCATCGACCAGGGCCGCGTGATCATCAAGACACGCGACCGTTAACGTCGCGCGGTTCGTCGCCGCGTCGCCGGCGGGCATCGCGCCGTGCGTTTCACGCATCGAAATCGAGATCGCCGATCAGGATTTCGCGGTCGCGCTGGGTCCGTGAGCTGAAGTCGACCGGCAATTCCATCTGCCAGCGCTCGATCGTGACCGGCAGCGACGCGAGATAGCGGTCGAAGCGGCTGCGGTCGGGCTCGGCCAGCAACGCAGCGATCGCATCGTCGCGCCACGCGAGCCGCGCGTTCAACCGGTTCGGCAGCCCGACCGTCGACGTGAGCCCGATCACGTCCACACAGGTCGGGCTCCCCTGCCCGTCGTGCGGCACGACTTCCACGCGCACTTCACCAGGCTGATACAGGCCGAGCACGCGCGCCGCGATGCGCGGCGCAAACTCGGTTTCGAAACGTGCGCGGATTTCAGGACTCATCTTGCCTCCGGGTTCGAATCATGTCGTCACGCGGCCGTCGTGCGGCTGCAATCTGCCGCTCGAATGCCGCTTCTGCCTTCAGGCTGTCGAGATCGCGGCCGATCGTCGCGACCGCAAGCCGCGTGTCGCCGCGCCAGTACGCGATCGCGCAGTCGTGTGCGCCGAGGTCGCCGTCGATCTCGACGCGATCCCATTGCTCCGCATGCCCGACGTAGTTGATCGTCAGGTCGTAATGCTGGCTCCAGAAGAACGGCACCGCGTCGAACGGGCGCTGCTGGCCAAGCATGTTGTGCGCCGCGACGATGCCCTGCCGCTCGGCGACGACCCAGTGCTCGACGCGAATGCGCTCGCCCGTCAACGGATCGGGCCAGCGCGCGATGTCGCCGGCCGCGTAGATGCCGGGCACACTCGTCTGAAGGAAGCGGTCGACCGTCACGCCGCGTTCGACGGCCAGCCCCGCTTCCTGCGCGAGCGCGACGTTCGGGTGCACGCCGATGCCGACCAACACGACGTCGGCCGGCAGCACGTCGCCGGTCGACAGCGTCACGCTGTCCGGCGTGATCCGCGCCGGCGTCGCGCCGAGATGGAACACGACGCCGTGCGATTCGTGCAGGGCCTTGATCGTGTCGCCGAGCGCTTCGCCAAGCACGCGTGCCATCGGATGCGCATCGGGCGCGACGACCTGCACGTCGAGCCCGCGCGTGCGCAACGCGGCGGCCGCTTCGAGCCCGATGAAGCTCGCGCCGACTACCACGCAGCGGCGGGCCGTTTTCAGCTTGGCGATCAGCGCGTCGCAATCGGCGCGCGAGCGCAGCACGCACACGTGCGGCAGATCCGCGCCCGGCACGCTCAGCCGGTTCGGCTCGGCGCCCGTTGCCAGCAGCAGCGCGCCGTACCCGACACGGCTGCCGTCGGCCAGTTCGACCGCCTGCCGCGCGGGGTCGATCCGCGCGACACGCGTGCCGCACCGCACGTCGATCCGGTGGTCGGTATAGAACGACGGCGCACGCAGCGGCAGCCAGTCGGCGTCGGCCGTGCCGGCGAGATAGTCTTTCGACAGGTTCGGCCGGTCGTACGGCGGATCGGCATCGGCGGTAAGCATCGTGACGGGATGCGGATAACCCGCCTGCCGCAGCGTCACGGTGGCCGCGATCGCAGCGGCGCCGCCGCCGACGATCACCACCGACGCAGGCAGCCCGGCCGCATTCAGCGTGGGAGGCGCGGCAGCCGGCCGCGCATCAAGCACGACGGCACGGCCGTCGCGGCGTTCGACGCGCCAGCACGGGAGCCCGTCGAGCGCCGGTGCGCGCAGCAATGCGCCCGTGCGCAGGCAGAACGCCGCGTGATGCCATGGGCAGTGGATCGTGTCGCCCTCCAGCAGGCCGTCGGCCAATGGCGCGCCGTAGTGCGGGCACTGCGCGCCCACGGCAAACAGTTCGTCGGCGCGGCGCACGAGCAGCACCGCGGTATCGCCGACATGGCCCTCGATCATCGCGCCGTCGGCGAGATCGTCGAGCGCGATGCCCTGCGTGAGGTCGGGGCGTGACGACGAAGCGTCGCTTCCAGTCATGACGTGGCTCCCGGAAAGTCAGGTAACGATCCCATTATCGACATCCCATTTGAAAAGAACAGGTACAGACGCCTCCGCAGCGCACGCAAACACCGACTGTAGCTTGTACGCGAGCCATGACGGGCGTAGAACGTCATCAACGTTGCGGCGCAACACACCCGTTGCCTGCGAGGGCGCGTCGCGCGTCCTCGCAATCCGCGTGCCACATCCCCCCCTTCACCAGGAGTGCTACCCGATGGCCACCGTCCTGTGCGTGCTCTACCCCGATCCGGTCGACGGCTACCCGCCGCGCTACGTGCGCGACGCGATTCCGGTCATCACGCACTACGCGGACGGGCAAACCGCGCCGACGCCCGCCGGCCCGCCCGGCTTCCGGCCCGGCGAACTCGTCGGCTCGGTGTCCGGCGCGCTCGGGTTGCGCGGCTATCTGGAGGCGCACGGCCACACGCTGATCGTCACGAGCGACAAGGACGGCCCCGATTCGGAATTCGAGCGCCGGCTGCCGGAAGCAGACGTGGTGATCTCGCAGCCGTTCTGGCCCGCGTACCTGACGGCCGAACGGATTGCCCGCGCGCCGAAGCTGAAGCTCGCGCTGACGGCTGGCATCGGCTCCGATCACGTCGATCTCGACGCCGCCGCGCGCGCGCATGTCACCGTCGCCGAAGTCACCGGCTCGAACAGCATCAGCGTGGCCGAGCACGTGGTGATGACGACGCTCGCGCTGGTGCGCAACTACCTGCCGTCGCATGCGATCGCGCAACAAGGCGGCTGGAACATCGCGGATTGCGTGTCGCGCAGCTACGACGTCGAGGGCATGCATTTCGGCACGGTCGGCGCGGGGCGCATCGGGCTCGCCGTGCTGCGGCGGCTGAAGCCGTTCGGCCTGCAGCTGCACTACACGCAGCGCCACCGGCTCGACGCGTCGGTCGAGCAGGAACTCGCGCTCACGTATCACGCCGATGCCGCGTCGCTCGCGAGCGCCGTCGACATCGTCAACCTGCAGATCCCGCTTTACCCGTCGACGGAGCACCTGTTCGACGCGGCGATGATCGCGCGCATGAAGCGCGGCGCGTACCTGATCAACACCGCCCGCGCGAAGCTGGTCGACCGCGACGCGGTCGTGAATGCCGTCACGTCCGGGCATCTCGCGGGCTACGGCGGCGACGTGTGGTTTCCCCAGCCGGCGCCGGCCGATCACCCGTGGCGCGCGATGCCGTTCAACGGGATGACCCCGCACATCTCCGGCACGTCGCTGTCCGCGCAGGCACGCTATGCGGCCGGCACGCTGGAGATCCTGCAGTGCTGGTTCGACGGCAAGCCGATCCGCAACGAATACCTGATCGTCGACGGCGGCACGCTCGCGGGAACGGGCGCGCAGTCGTACCGGCTGACGTGACGCCACGCGCCGCGCCCGACGCGCGGCGGTAGGGTCAGTCGACGCAGTAGGCGGCGAGCTTGCCGACGGTCACGACCGCCTGCTCGATCTCCGGCGACCACGGGCTGCTGTAGTTGAGACGGATGAAATTCCGGTAGCTGTCCGCGATCGAGAACATGTAGCCGGGCCCGATCGTGATGCCCTGTTCCAGCGCGAGCTGGTACAGCCGCATCGCGTCGACCTGCACGGGCAACTCGACCCACAGCACGTAACCACCCGCCGGGCTCGAAATGCGTGTGCCTTCCGGGAAGAACCGCGACACCATCGTGCGCATCAGGTTCGCCTGCTGCGCATACGCCTTGCGAATCCGCCGCAGGTGATGCTCGTAGCCGTCGCGTTCGAGAAACTCCGCGATCGCGAGCTGCGGCAGCGACGGCGTCGCGAGCGTGTTCAGGAACTTCAGTTTCTCGACCTGCTCGCGATAGCGGCCCGGCAGCGCCCAGCCGATCCGGTACGCCGCCGTCAGGCTCTTCGAGAACGACGAGCAATGCAGCACGATGTCGTGGCGGTCGAACGACTTCAGCGTGCTCGGATGCATGTTGCCGAAGTACAGTTCGTTCTACACGCCATTCTCGATGACAGGCAGATCGGCCTTCGCGGCGAACTCGACCAGTTCGCGCTTGCGTTCGTCGGGCATCTGGAAGCCGAGCGGGTTCTGGAAGTTCGGCATCACCATGCACGCGGCGATCGGCTGCGACTTCGCGATCGCGGCCAGCGCCGCGATGTCGATCCCGTATTCCGGATGCGTCGCGACCTCGATCGCCTTCATCCCCATCCGCTCGATCGCGTGCAGCATCGCGTAGAACGTCGGCGATTCCACCGCGATCGTGTCGCCCGGCTTCGCCACCGCCTGCAGGCACAGGTTGATCGCCTCCGTCGCACCGACCGTCACGATGATCTCGTTCGGGTCCACCGACATCCCGTTTTCCAGGTAGCGCCGAGCGATCTGACGGATCAGCCGCGGATGCCCGGGCGGCAATCCGTCCGTCACGCCCCACAGCGACTTGTCGCGGCCGGCCGCGTACGCGTAGCGGTTCAGCTTCTCGAACGGAAACAGGCTCGGGTCCGGGTACGGCGAGCCGAGCGGCACTGCGTCGTCGGTGCCGATCGAGCGCAGCGTCGACAGCACCAGCCGGCTCACGTCGACCGACGACGAGATCGCGATCGGCTTCGACGGTCGCAGCTCGCGCACCGGCGCATGGCCATCGTCGCGCCGCAGGTTCACGAAATAGCCGGACTGCGGGCGGCTTTCGAGCAGCCCGCGGCTTTCCAGCAGCAGATACGCGTGCAGCACGGTCGTGATGCTGATCCGGTGCTGCTGGCTTGCCTGCCGCACCGACGGCACACGATCGCCGTGTCGATATACGCCTTGCCGGATGAGTCTCTCTACGTCGTTTGCAAATTTCTCGTAGAGCTTCATCCGCCTCGCCCCGCCAGCGATGAACCGGCCTGCGGTGCACGGGCGGCATGGCCGCGCCGGTGCACGAAGCCGGATAGCCGTGCCCGGGCGCGGGGGTCCCGGTTCGAACCTCGTCCGTTATCGAAATTGAAGGCGGATAGCAACGCGAATCTCATCTAGACAAGGTTCGGCATCCTACTGCGTCATTTCGACGAATGTAAGTGACAGTTTGGCGAGGAAACGCCAAATCCGGCCGGCGTGGTGAACAGATTCGAACGCGACGGCACGGCCCGGCGCGGGGCCATTCACCGGGCCCCCTGCAGGAGCATGGGCTCGCGTATTGCCGCCGGCCGGCGGGCGGCCATCACGCGAAGCCCGGTCATGCGCGGGCCTCGCGTGCGATCAAGCGTCGTCGACGTTGTCCGCGTAGTGGTCGATCGCGACCTTGCACTCGTCGAACACCACCGTCAGCCACGCGACGTCGTTCGACTCGACCCACTTGCGGATCTGCAGGAATTGCCCGGTGCCGAGATCGGCGACGCGGGCCGGATCGTCGGTCGTCACGTCGACGGTCGCGATCGCGCGCTTGCCGCTGCCGGGCAGCGGCGTCAACGTCGCCGCGATGTCGAAGCGCCGGTACGATTGATCGATGCGCATGCGGTTCTCCCGAAGCAGGTCGAAAGGAAGCGTCTCAATCGAGCGTCTGGCGGAACACCTTGCCGCCGAATCCCGTCACGACGTTGTCGACCGAGAACGGCGTGTCCTCCTTCGCTTCGAGGATGACCGCGACGCTGCCGGGCACGAGCCGCGCCGCAATCGTCTCGACGAACGTGCCGTCGAGCAGCGCATTGCCGGCCGCTTCCGCGAGAATGCCGGCCCCCGCGCCGGCCGCCATGCCGGTGACCACGCCGAGCGGCCCGGCGAGCAGCCCGAGCAACCCGCCTGCGATCGCGCCGATCACGCCGCCCTTGAACGGCCGCGATTCGGCATCGAGCACCGCGAGCTTGCCGGTGGCGTCCTTCTCGACGACGACGCCGTTCTCGATGTGGAATCCCTCATGCTTGTCCGACAGCGCCTCGAAATCGCTCGCGGCCCGACGGGCCGTGTCGACGCTGCCGAACACGGCGACGATCAGTTGCCTGGTCATTCGATACCTCGCTCGGTTGGTTGGTTAGTCAGTTTGGCCGGTTACAGCCGCCGCACCGCATGCGGCACGCCGCCCGCTCCTCACCTGCGCGCATGCACATCGTCCTCGACATCGTCGACATCCGCCGGAAAGCGATGCTGGCCGAAACTCAGGATCAGCACGCCCACCGCGAGCAGCACGATTCCGAACGTCGTCATCAGCATCCGCTCGGGGCTGTCGGTCGCCCCGCGCAGGATCAGGTCGCGCGCGAGTGACGTCATCGCAATGAACAGCGGAAACCGCACGGGCAGCCGGCCGAGCCGCAGGTAGCGCACGTCCATCGCGAGCACTTCCAGGTACAGGAACATCAGCAGCAGGTCGGTCAGCGACACTTCGCCCGCCAGCACGACCTTCCACGCTTCCTGCGCCATTGCGAACGCGGTCGCGAGCCCGATCACGATCAGCCCGGCCAGCTCGGCCGCGTGAAGGAAATGGCCGAAGCGGCGGCGAATGCGCTCGGCCGGCGAGCTGGGAATGGTGGTCGTATTCAAGGTGACAGTGGCGTTGAGGAAACTTGAACGGCGCCGGGTGGCGGGAACGCCGCGTCGCGCGCGGCAGCATGCACAGCCCCGCTATCGGGCACGTCGGGCGCGTCGGCCGCGTCGAGCGCATCCTGCACCGCCGGCGCGTGCGGGCCGGCCGCGCCGATCGCCTGCTCGACCGCGGACAGCGTCCGGCGGCAGCACACGTGGAACGCGACGCCCGCATCGGAGCAGGCCACGTCGTCGTGCTCGCGGCACAGCAGCAGGCGACAGCCGAGATACCGTTCGAGGCAGTCGATCCGTTCGCTCACCTGCGCTTCGTCGAGCCGCAGTTCGGACGCCGCGCCGGACAGGCCGCCACGCTCGACCACCGCGACATACACACGCATCGCTTCCAGCAGGTTCATGATGACGCTCCTCGTCGGCGGGCGCAGCGGAACCTAATCTACTGCACGCGCCGCGCACGCTCAAGAGCACAGCGCCGCGCACGCCAGGAGTACAGCTGCGCGCGCGCCGCCCGAAAACCGGCCCTGTTTGACGCATTCGCATGACAGTTCGGCGATACGGGTTCCAAAGCCCCGCCGAAGCTGCTAGATTGCTTGCTCGACGACGTTACGCGGTGCGGGCCGGTCACGCGCCGCGCGGCCGGCCGCCACCGCCGCGGCCCGTTGCGCGAGGCACGCGCGACGTCCTTCATCCGCATGACACCAAGAGAACAGTCGCATGACACAGTTCAACCGTTCGCCTTCGCGCGCCACGGCCCGCCCGTCCCGACATGACTGACCGGCAGCCCACGATGCAGACACCTCCCCCGCTCTCCCAGGCCGTTCACAGCCCGATCACGCGCAGCGCGATCTTCCTCGTGGCGACGATCAATCCCGGCGCCGATCACGCCGACACGATCCGTTCATGGTGCGGCGACATCGCCGCGCTCGTGCGCTCGGTCGGCAAGCGCGTGCCGGGCGGCAACCTCACCTGCGTATGCGGCTTCGGCGCCGACGCATGGGACGCGCTGTTCGGCGACCCACGCCCCGCCGCGCTGCATCCGTTCCGCGAGTTCGGCGCGGGGCAGCGCGTCGCGGTCGCGACGCCGGGCGACATCCTGCTGCACATCCGCGCGGAAGCGATGGACCTGTGCTTCGAACTCGCGACGCAGCTGCTCGGCGCGCTCGGCGATGCCGTCACGGTGGTCGACGAGGTGCACGGCTTCCGCAATTTCGACCAGCGCGCGATGATCGGCTTCGTCGACGGCACCGAGAACCCGGAAGGCCGCGAGGCGGTCGACTTCACGGTGATCGGCGACGAAGACGCGGAATTCGCGGGCGGCAGCTACGTGATCGTGCAGAAGTACCTGCACGACATGGCCGGCTGGAACGCGCTCGCGGTCGAGACGCAGGAGCGCATCATCGGCCGCACCAAATTGTCGGATATCGAACTCGCGCCGGACGTGAAGCCGTCGTGCTCGCACAGCTCGCTGACCACGCTCGACGAGAACGGCCAGGAAGTGAAGATCCTGCGCGACAACATGCCGTTCGGGCGCCCGGGCGCGGGCGAATTCGGCACCTATTTCATCGGCTACGCGCGCTCGCCGGCGCCGATCGAGCAGATGCTCGAGAACATGTTCGTCGGCCGGCCGCCCGGCAACTACGACCGCCTGCTCGACTACAGCCGCGCGGTCACCGGCTCGCTGTTCTTCGTGCCGTCCGCCGACCTGCTCGAAGCGCTCGCCGATCGCGCGGCGCCGGCCGCCGACGCCGCGCAGCCGGAAGCGTCGCCGTCCGCGCCGCATCGCGACGGTTCGCTGAAAATCGGCTCGCTGAAAGGCATCCCGTCGTAACGCCGGGTGCCGATGGCCGTCCGGCGCGCGACCGCGCGCCGGGCGGGTCCGGAGCCGCCGCGGCTCAGTCGGCCGGAGCGCGCGTGCAGCGCTGCGCAACAGCCCCCTCCACCGCGCCACCGCTTATGGGCAGTGACGCGCGCAGGCTTGCATTCCCGGCACGCCGCCCACGCGACTCAACCCACCAGAATATAGAGCCAGTTCTTCGGCAACGCCCCGCCCGGGCCGTTGCTGCATGCCAGCAGCCGTTCGCCGGATTGAGGGTGCGTGATGCCGGTACGGAACGTCTCGATGGCCTTGCGCTCCAGACGGTCGAACGCGTTCCCGACCAGGTTGTGCGCTTCGAGATAGATCGGGGCCATCAGTTTGAAGTCAGGCTTGGTGGCGCGATGTTTCGCCAGCCGGGTGTACAGGTCGCTGGTGATGCCGATATAGAACTTGCTGTACTCCGGCTTCGCGGCAAACGCGTTCA from Burkholderia cepacia ATCC 25416 harbors:
- a CDS encoding ATP-binding protein; amino-acid sequence: MKKDDDSPRSHPPPGLPDARDLVHRFAEFRFQTVVGSITDYAVFMLDPHGNVATWNAGAERIKGYRAAEIVGHHFSCFYPPDAIAAGRPSHGLDEAAARGHFVDEGWRVRKDGSQFWASVTIAPVHDNVNQLCGFIKITRDMTERKRLEELEASTHRLSVFIAMLAHELRNHLSPLRHSVGVLQSLPDPAPVLAQCRDAVHRQVGQLTRLVDDLLDVGRITAGKVELNDRPVAVRDIVCRGVESIQPKLAARGQHLHVDLPADPVLLHGDDARLVQVLHNLLDNASKFSPHGGRIDVGARVEGPVVAIRVTDHGVGIAHGALETIFDLFEQRGASGGSPTGGFGLGLAICRTFVELHGGRISAESDGPGHGATFTVRLPITRTGRAEQAGAREPAAHAPSDTTPLRIVIVDDNRDSADTLAVLLKVKGHAPRVAYNAGDALTLARDYAPQLMILDLTMPDVDGFTLLHELRAIDALRDTTCVALSGHARASDLARTEREGFDAHLVKPVEINVLDALLQRVARGIRRPS
- a CDS encoding MarC family protein, which codes for MAFDLTFSIKVFAALFAIMNPIANIPVFLSLTEGAADGVRRKVALTAAIGVTVGCIVSAVAGGAILHVFGLTIDDFRLAGGLLVLLIALSMLHGAPSRQHSPGEDEGADPAAAESVAIYPLTIPLLVGPGTIATMIVLGHSAFSTGQELAFALGLAAFLVLLAVSLLSAPLIGHYLSPRVTAVTQRLMGMILAAIAMQMIVASLKAAFGLPH
- a CDS encoding DUF6566 family protein; the protein is MQATDTFMDHEIRVEATRNANGAWVAQVRIFRDGAPVDLPAPELVTPEWLTCDEALRGGIDQGRVIIKTRDR
- a CDS encoding DUF5594 family protein, producing MSPEIRARFETEFAPRIAARVLGLYQPGEVRVEVVPHDGQGSPTCVDVIGLTSTVGLPNRLNARLAWRDDAIAALLAEPDRSRFDRYLASLPVTIERWQMELPVDFSSRTQRDREILIGDLDFDA
- a CDS encoding FAD-dependent oxidoreductase; the encoded protein is MTGSDASSSRPDLTQGIALDDLADGAMIEGHVGDTAVLLVRRADELFAVGAQCPHYGAPLADGLLEGDTIHCPWHHAAFCLRTGALLRAPALDGLPCWRVERRDGRAVVLDARPAAAPPTLNAAGLPASVVIVGGGAAAIAATVTLRQAGYPHPVTMLTADADPPYDRPNLSKDYLAGTADADWLPLRAPSFYTDHRIDVRCGTRVARIDPARQAVELADGSRVGYGALLLATGAEPNRLSVPGADLPHVCVLRSRADCDALIAKLKTARRCVVVGASFIGLEAAAALRTRGLDVQVVAPDAHPMARVLGEALGDTIKALHESHGVVFHLGATPARITPDSVTLSTGDVLPADVVLVGIGVHPNVALAQEAGLAVERGVTVDRFLQTSVPGIYAAGDIARWPDPLTGERIRVEHWVVAERQGIVAAHNMLGQQRPFDAVPFFWSQHYDLTINYVGHAEQWDRVEIDGDLGAHDCAIAYWRGDTRLAVATIGRDLDSLKAEAAFERQIAAARRPRDDMIRTRRQDES
- a CDS encoding NAD-dependent formate dehydrogenase, producing MATVLCVLYPDPVDGYPPRYVRDAIPVITHYADGQTAPTPAGPPGFRPGELVGSVSGALGLRGYLEAHGHTLIVTSDKDGPDSEFERRLPEADVVISQPFWPAYLTAERIARAPKLKLALTAGIGSDHVDLDAAARAHVTVAEVTGSNSISVAEHVVMTTLALVRNYLPSHAIAQQGGWNIADCVSRSYDVEGMHFGTVGAGRIGLAVLRRLKPFGLQLHYTQRHRLDASVEQELALTYHADAASLASAVDIVNLQIPLYPSTEHLFDAAMIARMKRGAYLINTARAKLVDRDAVVNAVTSGHLAGYGGDVWFPQPAPADHPWRAMPFNGMTPHISGTSLSAQARYAAGTLEILQCWFDGKPIRNEYLIVDGGTLAGTGAQSYRLT
- a CDS encoding DUF1269 domain-containing protein — its product is MTRQLIVAVFGSVDTARRAASDFEALSDKHEGFHIENGVVVEKDATGKLAVLDAESRPFKGGVIGAIAGGLLGLLAGPLGVVTGMAAGAGAGILAEAAGNALLDGTFVETIAARLVPGSVAVILEAKEDTPFSVDNVVTGFGGKVFRQTLD
- a CDS encoding phosphate-starvation-inducible protein PsiE; translated protein: MNTTTIPSSPAERIRRRFGHFLHAAELAGLIVIGLATAFAMAQEAWKVVLAGEVSLTDLLLMFLYLEVLAMDVRYLRLGRLPVRFPLFIAMTSLARDLILRGATDSPERMLMTTFGIVLLAVGVLILSFGQHRFPADVDDVEDDVHARR
- a CDS encoding LysR family transcriptional regulator — protein: MNLLEAMRVYVAVVERGGLSGAASELRLDEAQVSERIDCLERYLGCRLLLCREHDDVACSDAGVAFHVCCRRTLSAVEQAIGAAGPHAPAVQDALDAADAPDVPDSGAVHAAARDAAFPPPGAVQVSSTPLSP
- a CDS encoding Dyp-type peroxidase, whose product is MTDRQPTMQTPPPLSQAVHSPITRSAIFLVATINPGADHADTIRSWCGDIAALVRSVGKRVPGGNLTCVCGFGADAWDALFGDPRPAALHPFREFGAGQRVAVATPGDILLHIRAEAMDLCFELATQLLGALGDAVTVVDEVHGFRNFDQRAMIGFVDGTENPEGREAVDFTVIGDEDAEFAGGSYVIVQKYLHDMAGWNALAVETQERIIGRTKLSDIELAPDVKPSCSHSSLTTLDENGQEVKILRDNMPFGRPGAGEFGTYFIGYARSPAPIEQMLENMFVGRPPGNYDRLLDYSRAVTGSLFFVPSADLLEALADRAAPAADAAQPEASPSAPHRDGSLKIGSLKGIPS
- a CDS encoding GIY-YIG nuclease family protein: MALQLVSPEDKYMLKTGVINHEDVIGHLRQVLNAFAAKPEYSKFYIGITSDLYTRLAKHRATKPDFKLMAPIYLEAHNLVGNAFDRLERKAIETFRTGITHPQSGERLLACSNGPGGALPKNWLYILVG